Below is a window of Vibrio gazogenes DNA.
ATTGCTTCTTCTGCTTTGCTGCTTGGATATGATGGTCGTCAATGGAAATTGCACAAACCTCATCCGCTGATGACATGTTCGCAGAGTGACGCGGTAGGATACGTATGATGAATACGTGAATGATTAATATATGCATTACTCAAGCAGGCGATATACACTGTTGTAACAAAAAATTAAAGATGATCTCTATATTTGCCCAAATCAGGAACAATTATGATTACTGCTGAAGCGGTTATTGATTTAAATGCATTAAGGAATAACTTCACCTTATTAAAATCCCACTGTGAAAGTGACACCAAACTGATTGCAGTGTTAAAAGGTGATGCTTACGGACACAACGCTGTCCAAGTCGCACGCGCATTACCACATGCCGATATGTTTGCCGTCTCTCGGATTGAAGAAGCGATTGAATTACGTTCAGCAGATATTCTTCAACCCATCTTATTATTGGAAGGTTGTTTCTGCTCGGAAGATCTCCAACTGGCTGCACAACTCAATTTTCACACCACGATCCACTGTATTGAGCAACTACAAGATTTCGAACGAACGCCACTGACGCACCATATTTCGGTTTGGTTAAAGTTAGATACAGGGATGCACCGCCTCGGTGTTCAGGCCGATGAAATCAACACTTACATCACTCGCTTGGAAAAAAGCGGTAAAGTCGCTGGTGATGTTGGCTTCATCAGCCATTTCAGCTGTGCTGACGACCTGAATTCGCATTCAACACGGGCTCAGCTTGAACATTTTCAGACTCATACGCAACCGTACCCAGGGATGAAAACACTGGCTAACTCAGCCGGCATTCTGTATTGGCCCGATACTCACTTTGACGCGGTCCGTGCTGGGATTGCCTTATATGGCATTGCTCCGAGTATTCATGAAATCGGTCAACAACGTCATTTAGATCCGGTGATGACATTACAGTCCAAGTTAATTGCCGTTCGTCGGCATCAGGCAAACCAACCAGTCGGCTATGGTGAAAACTGGACATCTGATCGAGACACCTATATGGGTGTGGTTGCAATGGGCTATGGTGACGGCTATCCGAGATCGGCCCCGAACGGCACGCCCGTCTATATTAATGGCCGTATTGTGCCGATTTCCGGTCGGATATCCATGGATATGATCACCGTCGATCTGGGACCGAACGCAACCGATCAGGTTGGAGATCCCGTTGAACTTTGGGGGAAACATGTACCGGTCGAGCAAGTTGCCAAATTAGTCGGAACAATCCCATATGAGCTGGTGATTCAACTGACCCGACGCGTTGTCAGAACCTTTATCAATGAATAAAAAATCACGACATTGCCAGTTACATCGACTGAACGACAGCCGATGACTGCAATGTCTGATGAATCTTCGCTGCAAACTCAAGTGCATGGGCACCATCACCATGAATACAGATGGTATCGGCTTGAATCTCGACCCACTGCCCGTCGGTAGCCCGAACTTTACCTTGGCAGACCATATCAAGCACCTGATTTAAAGCTGCATCGTCATGATCAATCAAAGCATCGGGTCGGTCGCGTGGGGTTAACGTCCCGTCAGGCTGGTAAGTGCGATCTGCGAAAACTTCATGCGCCACACGCAGCCCTTCGCTTTCCGCGGCGCGGATCAGTGCACTACCGGATAATCCATACAATACCAACGTTGGGTCAATATCTTTCACCGCCCGGGCAATTGCGCCTGCCAGTAACGCATCCTGAGCCGCCATATTGTATAACGCCCCATGCGGTTTCACATGATGTAAATGCCCGCCGGCAGCACGAACAAAACCATGTAACGCGCCAATCTGATAAACCACCATGTCATAGGCTTCCTGAGGCGTAATTGCCATGATCCGACGACCAAAGCCGACGAGATCCGGTAATCCCGGATGTGCCCCAATGGATAAACGTTTCTCTAGTGCATATCTGACCGTCTCGCGCATGACACTCGGATCACCGGCATGAAAGCCACAAGCAATATTGACCGAACTGACAAAATCCATCAGTGCGACATCATTGCCGAGTGAATACACGCCAAAACTTTCTCCCATATCACAATTCAGATCAACGCTGTTCATATTGTCCTCACGGCTTAACTCGGTTTGATAACTGGACGCTTGGTCTTCCCGTTCAGCGGGCAGTCAGTGCCAATGTCACACGTTGTAAATAACGTGCCTGAATGTCGGCAGCCATCCGTGCCTCAGCCAAAGAGACCGGCTGAAAATACACCGACTCACCCGGGCGCAGTTGACCTAAACGCCACAAATCACTGTCAATCACGACAGCCATTCTCGGGTATCCCCCACTGGTCTGCCCTTCTGCTGCCAGAATAATCGGTTGCCCATCCGGAGGCAATTGAATCACCCCGGGGAAAACCGCATGAGATAGAAGTTTGATCTCAGATTGCGCCTCAATCGGTGCACCTTCAAGCCGGAATCCCATTCGATTACTCTGGGGACTCACTTGCCACGCAGTGGTGAAAAACCGTGCTTGAGCATGGGGAGAATAATGACCGAATTCAGGGCCGGTACAGACACGAATGATGGCATCGGGTATCGGCAATAAAAGACCAACACGTTCACTGACCACCGCATCATTAATGCCGTGCCGTTCTCCGACAAACAGCCGATCACCTTTCTGCAACGACCGGCCATCCATCCCACCGAAACCAGCCTGTAAATCGGTTGCAGCCGATCCCATCACCAGCGGCACATTAATCCCGCCTTGAATCGCCAGATAAGTACACAATCCCCGCTTAGATATCTTGAGCCGTAAACGCTGTCCGGCATGGGCACAGTAACGCCATCCCGGATAAACAGGCTCATCATCTAACCGGGCAAAACAATCGGCACCAGTCAGCGCAAAACAGACATCGCTTTGAAAGAGAAACACGCTGGCCCCGAACATGATTTCCAACCCTGCGGTATCGTCGGGGTTACCGACCAGTCGATTGGCAATCGTCAACGCCAGACCATCGAGCGCACCCGCGCGGGATACACCTTGATGACGAAATTTCTCACGTCCCAAATCCTGCACACTCACCAGCGGTCCGGTTTGTAGCACTTCAATCATCATCGACCTCCGCCACCGTGAACGTGACCCGATCCCCCGGTAACCAGAAGGAAGGTTGTGTGCGCTGTGGATCAAACAAAACCACGTCCGTACGTCCAATCACTTGCCAGCCTCCGGGAGAGGCATTGGGATAAACACCAGTTTGAGCACCACCAATTGCGACGGAACCAACTGGAATTTTTGTCCGGGGGGAATGATGTCGGGGTGTATGCAGTGCTTCAGGTAACCCGCCAAGGTAAGCAAACCCCGGCTGAAAACCTAAAAAATAAACGCGATATTCAGCCTCAGTATAAAGACGAATCACCGCTTCAATACTCAATCCGGCATGATCCGCAACATGTGCCAAATCAGGACCGGCTTCTCCACCGAATGTCACGGCTATTTCCAGTTGCCGTCCATCGATCGATACCATATCGTCACTCGCCCAATAGTGATCGAACAACGCACAAATATGGTCATATTCATCTGACCCGTTGGCGATTATATTTGGCTGAATACGAACCGTCAGATTATTCATACCGGGGACAACATCGACCATTTCAGGTCTGGTTCTAAGCTGTTCCGCCATGGCCCAGATTTTCTGTTGCTGAGGTAATGTCACCGGTTCCGGTGCCTGAAGCACGTAGCTGTGCTCTCCTAACTGATATATGTCAGGCATCTGCCCGGGTCCTTTCACTCGAAGTTCCCTCCATGTTAGTGATATCGAACAGGACAGAATCGACACGATGACAATCAAAATCAGAAAAATACATTGATTGGCTTTGGTGTGTTGATCTTAAATGATGTTTCTGACCGAATGACGATGAATAAAGGCTTTAACCTCTTCAATCGGCATCGCTCTGGCGTAATACCATCCTTGCCCGATCACCTCGATATCTCGTTTACGCAAATACTCAACTTGTTCGAGAGTTTCAATCCCCTCCAACACAATCGTGACATCCTCAAATCCTTCCAGCAGATCTAACATCATGTTCACAGTTCGTCCAGCAATCGTGTCAGTCCCCAACGCACTGGTAAACATACGGTCAATCTTGATCTCATCCGTATAGATATCACTCAACCACGACAAATTCGAGTATCCCGTCCCGAAATCGTCAAGTGATACACGGAAATGATGCATCCGGAGCGTGTCACACACGGAAACAACATCCTGACAACCAAATGATGAGCGTTCGGTAATTTCAAACATAATCTGATTGACATTGACTGAATACTTTTTCACAAGCTCACTCACGCGCTCAATGAAAGCCTTGTTCAGGTACTCATCTACGGCCAAGTTGATGCTCAAAGTGTATTCCGGATATTGTTGTAAAACTCGCGCCATATCTTGAATCGACTGCTCGATAACAAATAGTGTCAACTGTCGAATCTGCTTCGTCTGTTCCGCCAGAGGAATAAAGACCTCAGGGCTGATCGTTCCCAACAGGGAATCATGCCAGCGACATAACACTTCAAACCCTTGAACCCGTTCATCTCTCAGCACAAATTTAGGTTGATATACCAACGAGAGTTGCCGATGCGTAATCGCCTTACGCAAGCGACTTTTCAACTGTTTTCCCTGGGAGGCGGGTATTCCCCAGACTTTATAACTGAGCAAGATAAAGAGGATAACAACCACAAAAGCAATCAGGATCGGACCATTCAAAACATGATAGAAAAAAGGATGATTATCTCTGACCAACACACAGATCGATGGTTTATGATGACACTGTTTCTCAATCAGCAAGCTAGACAAACGCCCGTCCGGTTTAATTCCCGATAACGTCGTATCGCCCAACCGTTCAAAAACATGCTTCAGGTTCGAGCTGCGGATTTCAACCGTGTAATTGGTCGAAATATCAAACCCTTCAAAGGCTCGCGGGGCGGTCATCGCAATCACATTATCACGAAAAGTCAGATCAATCAGAACATGATGCGGTAATGATTCAAACGGGTAATTTTTGACAAAAGAATAACCATTTGACATATATTGTGCGTTAGGTAATTGGAGCGGATGCGCTAGTTTTTTGAGCACCAGGCACTGAATCATTCCCCCCTCAATCCGACCAATATCGGCAATAAAATGGTTGACATGCAGAATATCCTGCATCAAATTTTCGTCTTCCTGACTACATGGAACCGTATCACTGTCAGCCAACAACTGTATCGCTTCGCCCAATTGCGTTGCGATTTGGCTGGCATGACTGAGGGTTAGATAAGCAATACTTTTCATTTCTTCACGATGAAATGTCGTCATCATCATCTGTGCAAAAATGCCAAGAAAGAGGATCGTGAGAAAAACCAATTGCATCGGTTGCTTCAAAGCCAAGACATATGATCTGAATTTACTTGCCTTGCGCAGCTTGTCGGATGAATGCTCTGTCATATAAAATCCTAGTTTACGACTTCCGTCCTTAGGTAGTACCAACCGAGTAGCCCTCCCGACTCTATACAATCATCATACTGATTATTTTCGTACTTAATGACAGTTTAGTTCACGAAATTCAATACAACCTATATCGGATCATCATGAGATGACTGGGAATTATTGTAAGATTCTATACTAAAAATGTTCATTATTTGAATCATATGCACAAATTCACTGAGTAATCTCTCAGTTTCTTCGCTTTAGCGTGCTCTCTTTCAATCAGGGTATACTCGCATCATACATGATAATTGCCCCCCTCTCCCGAGCACCGAATTGGGTGTTCATCACTGATGAAACGATCCACACTGGTTTCAGAGACCATCATTCACAAACATCAATTGACATATGTCAATATTCTCATTTATAGTGACTATCAGCGACAACAAATTACATGAACATCCTGTATTTGTTGCCAGCATGACATAAACACAATGACATATATCAATCACTTTGTAGCGCAAGGAGCATTCATGAATATTACCAATGTTGCATTTGTCGGCTTAGGCGTGATGGGATACCCAATGGCTGGTTATCTTGCCAAGGCAGGCTATCAGACTCACGTCTATAACCGCACGTCCACCAAAGCAGAAGCTTGGGAACAACACTATTCCGGTAAATCTTACCCAACCCCGAAACTTGCTGCTGAAGGCTGCGAAGTTATTTTTCTCTGTGTCGGCAACGATCAGGATGTCCGTAGCGTGATGTATGGCGATGATGGGATTATTGCTGGTGCGAAACCGGGCGCGATTATCGTTGATCACACCACCACCTCGGCAGAGCTAGCGCTGGAGTTGGCTCAGGCGTGTCGGGAAAAAGGTATCTCATTTATTGATGCCCCTGTATCCGGAGGACAAGCCGGAGCCGAAAATGGCACGCTCACGATCATGTGTGGTGGTGAAGCCGACATCTTTAGCCAGATCCAACCCGTCATTGCCAACTATGCCAAACAAGCCGAGTTACTCGGGACGCACGGACAGGGCCAGCGCTGTAAAATGGTCAATCAAATTTGTATTGCAGGCGTGCTACAAGGGTTAAGTGAAGCATTACAGCTAGCACAAGCAGCGGATTTGGATATTGAACAAGTGGTCAATGTGATTAAACACGGTGCTGCCGGCTCTTGGCAGATGGAAAACCGAGCTGTGACAATGTCACAGAATAAGTTTGATTTCGGTTTTGCTATCGACTGGATGAGAAAGGATTTAGGTTTCTGCCTGAATGAAGCTGCTCGCCACCAGATTGAGCTCCCGATGACGCAAGAGGTAGATGCCATGTATGCGAAACTTCAGGATCAAGGTCTGGGGCGGATGGATACTTCCGTGTTAATCAAAGCCTACGATAAAACATCAATATAAACTTCAACCATCGACGTGATTGATGAACCGTACAACGCTCAGCCGAGCGTTGTATTATCATCCATAAATGACTGTTTCAAGACATACAACCACAGCGCCTTGATTGATGCATTAATATCAACGATTTAAATCTTGTACCAATGTTTGATTATAAACAGCCGTTTTAAACTGAATGCCCGCCTGTAAATTTTAATCATATAGAAATAAAATACTGCCATTACGTCTATTTATTTAGAATTAAAATGCTATCTCATTTCTAAAACAAATTTTATCAATGCCATTACTAAATATCATAATAATCATAAAAAAGAAAAATCATGAAATATTTCAAGAATAAATTCAAACAATGACTAATTTCAAAAAAAATTAATAACACAACCACCTCATCCAATGAGTACCAACAACGTAAAATTAATAAAAATCGTTATAAAACAAGTGAATAAATAACAAACAATAATCGAAATCAAACAATACCACGAATAATTTTCATGATTCAATTGATGATCTTGATCCTTAATATAACGTATGATGTCTTATTTATTACCTGATAAACATCACCAATTATTTATTTAATTCTCAAATAAAAATCTACAACACAATAATTTATGATGATAGGTATATAAATTATAATCTTATTTTTTTCGATAAAAATAACAGTTCAATAATTAATCCAACAAATAACACATTCAAATTTTGACAGACCGTTATTCAGTCACTAATGGTTAATATGTTTGATGAGCTTATTTGACTTCATTTTATTTTCAGTTTTTTACTGACGAATTTCTAGTTCTGCCAATTTGTCACGAATGGCAAGCAAATAAATCATCGCAAAATTTTATCTCAACTGAAGGACTCAGGGTCGAGTCAGGGGGTGGATGAGCATTCATTTATGGATAGCAACAGAGCATATTCAGCAATAAAAATAAATACTTAAAAAATAAATAGTTAAAATAATTTAAAGGAGTAACAAATGAGAAAACAGCGAGTTTTCAAGAACATCAGTTGTAAGAAACAAACCCTAAGTCTTGGTATCAGCTTGGCTTTAGCCGCTTTATCCGGTTCTGCATACGCAGAATGTACCTATGAAGTTCAGAGTGATTGGGGCTCAGGTTTCGTGGTAAACGTGACAGTAAAGAATGATACATCCAGCGCTGTATCAGCGTGGAATGTCGGCTGGGAGTACACTCAAGGAGCAAAAATAACCAATAGTTGGAACACTGTGCTGTCTGGTGATAACCCATATACAGCAAAAAATACAGCCTCAAACGGTAGCTTACAGCCCGGATCCAGCACCTCATTCGGCTTTCAAGGCACCGGCACAGCTGAAGTTCCGACGCTAACCGGTTCACTGTGTGGTGATGGTGGCGACCCCGATGACCCCGGTGACCCTAGCGACCCTAGCGACCCTGGCGATCCCGGTGAAGGCAACCAAGTTGTCTTCCGGGTCAACGAAAATGGTCATATCACCAAAGATGATGTCGTCAAACCGGTTCGTTGTGGCTCATGGTTCGGTCTGGAAGGCCGTCATGAACAGCCAGACGACTCCGTCAACCCTAGTGGCGCACCGATGGAACTTTACATGGGTAACACATTCTGGGCGAACAACAGTCAAGGGACGGGTCGGACAATTCAACAAACCATGGATGAAATCAAAGCGAAAGGGATCAACCTGATTCGTCTGCCGATTGCACCACAAACTCTGGATCCGGACGACCCTCAAGGTCAACCTCGTGTCTTTAAAAACCATCAATCTGTACGTGCGACCAGTGCGCGTCAGGCACTTGAAGACTTTATCAAACTTGCTGATAAAAATGGCCTCGATATCCTGCTCGACATTCACTCATGCTCGAATTATCTCGGCTGGCGTGCCGGACGTTTGGATGCAACCCCCCCTTACGCAGATGCCAATCGTGATAACTACATCTACAAACGTGAAGACTACTCCTGTGGTACTGATGTCGGCCCTGGTGTCACAGTTCAGGAATACAACGAGCAGAAATGGCTGGAAGACCTCCGTCAACTGGCACGTTTCGCAGACGAGCTGAAAGTAAACAACATTCTCGGTATCGATATCTTCAACGAACCATGGGATTACAATTGGACAGATTGGAAAACATTGGCTGAACACGCATACGAGGCCATCAACGAAGAAAACAAAAATGTGTTGATCTGGGTTGAAGGGATCAGTGGCGGCACATCAGACGGCACACCAAGCCCTCATGGTGATGAAGCAACCAATCCAAACTGGGGTGAAAACTTCTTCTCAATGGCGACAAGCCCACTGAACATTCCAAAAGATCGTTTAGTACTGTCACCACATACTTACGGGCCTTCCGTTTCCGTACAGAAACAGTTCATGGATCCTGCCCAGCCAGAATGTGCTGGTTTGTCTGAAGAAGAAGCAGCCAAAGCCAAATGTAACATTGTGATTAACCCTGAACTACTCAGAGAAGGTTGGGAAGAACACTTCGGTTACCTTAAAGATGAAGGCTATGCCATTGTGATCGGTGAATTCGGTGGTCACTATGACTGGCCGGAATCTGGCGCAGTTCGTATCCAAGACATGTGGGGTTACCTCCCTCGTTCTGATTACGATAAAAAATGGCAAAATGCACTGGTTGACTACATGTCAGACAAAAACATCGAAGGCTGCTACTGGAGTATCAACCCAGAATCAGACGACACCGGTGGTTTATATTCACACGCCTATGATGCACGGACCAACACATCTGGCTGGGGTGAATGGACTGGCTTCGAAACTGAGAAATGGGACATGTTACAACGGTTGTGGGATTCAAACACCGTTAAGTAACAGTTGATAGTTGACCTCTCATGATCGTGAAAGGAGTTTCGATGAGAACACTCTACATTATATTTCTTGCGGGCGTCACGCTCGCAGGAACTGTACAGGCAAGCGTCAAGAATGGTGTTTATACAATTCAGTCAAAAGTCAGTGGTAAGTTAGTCGAAGTCGCAAATGCTGACAAAAGTAATGGCGCCAACATTAGTCAATGGCCGGATAACGGCCATAACACACAACGTTGGCTCATTACGCAACGCGATGATGGCTATTACTCCATCATTAATCTTAACAGTGCGAAAGCAATGGAAGTCTATAACGCTGGTAAGACGAATGGTGACAATGTCTCACAATGGCAGTATTGGGGTGGTGATACCCAAAAGTGGGATATTCGGGATCTGAATAATAACTACTATGTGCTGGTGAATAAAAACAGCGGTAAAGCGCTGGATTTATGGGACTGGGACACATCTGACGGTGCCAATCTTGATCAGTGGGAGGTCAATAATCTCGATGTTCAGCAATTTCGCTTAAGTTTAATCAAAGCCTCTGGTGGTAAGCCGGTGGATACCTCATCCACCAATGGCAGAACCAATCATTGGCCACTCAGCGGTAACTTAGGCACACACGATCCAACGATTGCCTATGAAAACGGAACTTGGTGGGAATATCAGACTGGTAAAGGTATCTATGGCAAAGTCAGTTATAACGGCTTGGACTGGAATCCGCTGCCATCTGTTTTCCCCAATGGCTTACGTTGGTGGTACACCTATGTTCCCGGCTTGAAAAACGATGACGTATGGGCGCCGGATGTGAAGCATTATAACGGTCGAGTATGGCTTTACTATGCTGTTTCAACATTTGGTTCCCGCGTGTCAGCGATTGGCTTGGCTTCGGCTTCAAGTTTAGCCTCCGGAGACTGGCAAGATCACGGTATGGTGATTCATACCACTGCTGCCAATAACTACAATGCCATTGATCCTGACTTAGTGATTGATAAAGCTGGTGATCCGTGGCTGACTTTTGGTTCTTTTGGCTCAGGTATCAAGCTCGTCCGTCTCAACCCCATCACCATGAAACCGATTGGTGATGTGTTGAGTCTGGCAAGTCGTTCCGGTGGGATTGAAGCCCCCAGCATTGTGTATCGTCGCGGTTACTATTATCTGTTTGTATCCACGGGTCTCTGTTGTCGTGGCGTCGACAGTACCTACCAGATCCGTTATGGCCGGGCGACCGACATTACTGGTCCGTATCTGGATAAAAGTGGAAAAAACATGATGAACGGTGGTGGGACTTTACTCGATAAAGGCAGCAACAGATGGATTGGCCCCGGTGGTCAGGACATTGTCAACACCGATGTCATCGTCCGTCATAGCTATGATGCGACTGATGGCGGTAATAGTAAGTTGTTGATTAGCACACTCAACTGGGATAGTAACGGCTGGCCAAGATATTAAGTTAAGCCAACATATCACTCAATACGGGCCACTTTTATGAGTGGCCCGTTCTTTTTCAACGCCCTCCCCCTGCATCACCCGCTCCAGTCTCGAAACAACAAACCGACAAAAATATCTTATCTTGTTCATGATATGAATAATTGCAAAATAAAAATAGATCGCATTTTGCAATTATTATATGAGTGTAACTGTATTGAATGCTGGTTGCTATTTATTAAAATTGATAAAAATCAACTAGTTAAAAATAATATAAAAGTTGGCACACATAGTGCAATAGTTACAGTGACCCTTATTAAGCCGAGGGTCACCTAGCCAACTGAC
It encodes the following:
- a CDS encoding EAL domain-containing protein; the protein is MTEHSSDKLRKASKFRSYVLALKQPMQLVFLTILFLGIFAQMMMTTFHREEMKSIAYLTLSHASQIATQLGEAIQLLADSDTVPCSQEDENLMQDILHVNHFIADIGRIEGGMIQCLVLKKLAHPLQLPNAQYMSNGYSFVKNYPFESLPHHVLIDLTFRDNVIAMTAPRAFEGFDISTNYTVEIRSSNLKHVFERLGDTTLSGIKPDGRLSSLLIEKQCHHKPSICVLVRDNHPFFYHVLNGPILIAFVVVILFILLSYKVWGIPASQGKQLKSRLRKAITHRQLSLVYQPKFVLRDERVQGFEVLCRWHDSLLGTISPEVFIPLAEQTKQIRQLTLFVIEQSIQDMARVLQQYPEYTLSINLAVDEYLNKAFIERVSELVKKYSVNVNQIMFEITERSSFGCQDVVSVCDTLRMHHFRVSLDDFGTGYSNLSWLSDIYTDEIKIDRMFTSALGTDTIAGRTVNMMLDLLEGFEDVTIVLEGIETLEQVEYLRKRDIEVIGQGWYYARAMPIEEVKAFIHRHSVRNII
- the alr gene encoding alanine racemase yields the protein MITAEAVIDLNALRNNFTLLKSHCESDTKLIAVLKGDAYGHNAVQVARALPHADMFAVSRIEEAIELRSADILQPILLLEGCFCSEDLQLAAQLNFHTTIHCIEQLQDFERTPLTHHISVWLKLDTGMHRLGVQADEINTYITRLEKSGKVAGDVGFISHFSCADDLNSHSTRAQLEHFQTHTQPYPGMKTLANSAGILYWPDTHFDAVRAGIALYGIAPSIHEIGQQRHLDPVMTLQSKLIAVRRHQANQPVGYGENWTSDRDTYMGVVAMGYGDGYPRSAPNGTPVYINGRIVPISGRISMDMITVDLGPNATDQVGDPVELWGKHVPVEQVAKLVGTIPYELVIQLTRRVVRTFINE
- a CDS encoding biotin-dependent carboxyltransferase family protein, which translates into the protein MMIEVLQTGPLVSVQDLGREKFRHQGVSRAGALDGLALTIANRLVGNPDDTAGLEIMFGASVFLFQSDVCFALTGADCFARLDDEPVYPGWRYCAHAGQRLRLKISKRGLCTYLAIQGGINVPLVMGSAATDLQAGFGGMDGRSLQKGDRLFVGERHGINDAVVSERVGLLLPIPDAIIRVCTGPEFGHYSPHAQARFFTTAWQVSPQSNRMGFRLEGAPIEAQSEIKLLSHAVFPGVIQLPPDGQPIILAAEGQTSGGYPRMAVVIDSDLWRLGQLRPGESVYFQPVSLAEARMAADIQARYLQRVTLALTAR
- the pxpB gene encoding 5-oxoprolinase subunit PxpB — encoded protein: MPDIYQLGEHSYVLQAPEPVTLPQQQKIWAMAEQLRTRPEMVDVVPGMNNLTVRIQPNIIANGSDEYDHICALFDHYWASDDMVSIDGRQLEIAVTFGGEAGPDLAHVADHAGLSIEAVIRLYTEAEYRVYFLGFQPGFAYLGGLPEALHTPRHHSPRTKIPVGSVAIGGAQTGVYPNASPGGWQVIGRTDVVLFDPQRTQPSFWLPGDRVTFTVAEVDDD
- a CDS encoding NAD(P)-dependent oxidoreductase, giving the protein MNITNVAFVGLGVMGYPMAGYLAKAGYQTHVYNRTSTKAEAWEQHYSGKSYPTPKLAAEGCEVIFLCVGNDQDVRSVMYGDDGIIAGAKPGAIIVDHTTTSAELALELAQACREKGISFIDAPVSGGQAGAENGTLTIMCGGEADIFSQIQPVIANYAKQAELLGTHGQGQRCKMVNQICIAGVLQGLSEALQLAQAADLDIEQVVNVIKHGAAGSWQMENRAVTMSQNKFDFGFAIDWMRKDLGFCLNEAARHQIELPMTQEVDAMYAKLQDQGLGRMDTSVLIKAYDKTSI
- a CDS encoding cellulase family glycosylhydrolase → MRKQRVFKNISCKKQTLSLGISLALAALSGSAYAECTYEVQSDWGSGFVVNVTVKNDTSSAVSAWNVGWEYTQGAKITNSWNTVLSGDNPYTAKNTASNGSLQPGSSTSFGFQGTGTAEVPTLTGSLCGDGGDPDDPGDPSDPSDPGDPGEGNQVVFRVNENGHITKDDVVKPVRCGSWFGLEGRHEQPDDSVNPSGAPMELYMGNTFWANNSQGTGRTIQQTMDEIKAKGINLIRLPIAPQTLDPDDPQGQPRVFKNHQSVRATSARQALEDFIKLADKNGLDILLDIHSCSNYLGWRAGRLDATPPYADANRDNYIYKREDYSCGTDVGPGVTVQEYNEQKWLEDLRQLARFADELKVNNILGIDIFNEPWDYNWTDWKTLAEHAYEAINEENKNVLIWVEGISGGTSDGTPSPHGDEATNPNWGENFFSMATSPLNIPKDRLVLSPHTYGPSVSVQKQFMDPAQPECAGLSEEEAAKAKCNIVINPELLREGWEEHFGYLKDEGYAIVIGEFGGHYDWPESGAVRIQDMWGYLPRSDYDKKWQNALVDYMSDKNIEGCYWSINPESDDTGGLYSHAYDARTNTSGWGEWTGFETEKWDMLQRLWDSNTVK
- a CDS encoding RICIN domain-containing protein translates to MRTLYIIFLAGVTLAGTVQASVKNGVYTIQSKVSGKLVEVANADKSNGANISQWPDNGHNTQRWLITQRDDGYYSIINLNSAKAMEVYNAGKTNGDNVSQWQYWGGDTQKWDIRDLNNNYYVLVNKNSGKALDLWDWDTSDGANLDQWEVNNLDVQQFRLSLIKASGGKPVDTSSTNGRTNHWPLSGNLGTHDPTIAYENGTWWEYQTGKGIYGKVSYNGLDWNPLPSVFPNGLRWWYTYVPGLKNDDVWAPDVKHYNGRVWLYYAVSTFGSRVSAIGLASASSLASGDWQDHGMVIHTTAANNYNAIDPDLVIDKAGDPWLTFGSFGSGIKLVRLNPITMKPIGDVLSLASRSGGIEAPSIVYRRGYYYLFVSTGLCCRGVDSTYQIRYGRATDITGPYLDKSGKNMMNGGGTLLDKGSNRWIGPGGQDIVNTDVIVRHSYDATDGGNSKLLISTLNWDSNGWPRY
- a CDS encoding LamB/YcsF family protein, encoding MNSVDLNCDMGESFGVYSLGNDVALMDFVSSVNIACGFHAGDPSVMRETVRYALEKRLSIGAHPGLPDLVGFGRRIMAITPQEAYDMVVYQIGALHGFVRAAGGHLHHVKPHGALYNMAAQDALLAGAIARAVKDIDPTLVLYGLSGSALIRAAESEGLRVAHEVFADRTYQPDGTLTPRDRPDALIDHDDAALNQVLDMVCQGKVRATDGQWVEIQADTICIHGDGAHALEFAAKIHQTLQSSAVVQSM